In one window of Sardina pilchardus chromosome 23, fSarPil1.1, whole genome shotgun sequence DNA:
- the LOC134071750 gene encoding arg8-vasotocin receptor-like produces MHFTASALLPGADGAHNYTGENDTLMPRDSHMMMGGSLANFSDPVSNTSDRFGRNEEVAKIEITVLSITFVVAVVGNVSVLLALNNSSKKKKKSSRVHLFIKHLSLADLVVAFFQVLPQLCWEITFRFYGPDFLCRIVKHLQVLGMFASTYMMVMMTLDRYIAICHPLKTLQQPTQRAYVMIASTWACSLVLSAPQYFIFSLSEIQNGSDVYDCWGHFVEPWGVRAYITWITTGIFLIPVVVLVICYGFICRSIWMNVKYKTQRRAAATESPHRSGLIGKASVSSVTIISRAKLRTVKMTFVIVLAYIVCWAPFFIVQMWSVWDVNFSWDDSENTAVTLSALLASLNSCCNPWIYMLFSGHLLYDFARFFPCCNRLGRACRKDSDGSLRRTTLLTRLPATRNPNEGSDTWKDCDNSRKSSQSLPMEGNGR; encoded by the exons ATGCACTTCACCGCCAGCGCACTCCTGCCCGGCGCTGATGGCGCGCACAATTACACCGGCGAGAACGATACTCTGATGCCCAGGGACAGCCATATGATGATGGGCGGCAGTTTGGCTAACTTCAGCGACCCCGTGAGTAACACATCAGACCGGTTCGGGCGTAACGAGGAAGTGGCCAAAATCGAGATCACAGTCCTGAGCATTACTTTCGTGGTGGCAGTGGTGGGCAACGTCAGCGTGCTCCTGGCGCTGAACAACAGCtccaagaagaaaaagaaaagctcCAGGGTCCACCTTTTCATCAAGCACTTGAGCCTGGCGGACCTTGTAGTGGCCTTCTTCCAGGTGTTGCCCCAACTTTGCTGGGAGATCACCTTCCGCTTCTATGGCCCGGACTTCCTCTGCCGGATCGTCAAGCACCTGCAGGTGCTGGGCATGTTCGCCTCGACCtacatgatggtgatgatgacccTGGACCGCTACATAGCCATCTGTCACCCGCTCAAGACGCTGCAGCAGCCCACGCAGCGCGCGTATGTCATGATCGCGTCCACCTGGGCGTGCAGCCTGGTGCTGAGCGCGCCGCAGTACTTCATCTTCTCCCTGAGCGAGATCCAGAACGGGTCGGACGTCTACGACTGCTGGGGTCACTTCGTTGAACCGTGGGGTGTGCGCGCCTATATCACCTGGATCACCACCGGGATCTTCCTCATCCccgtggtggtgttggtgatcTGCTACGGGTTCATCTGCCGCAGCATCTGGATGAACGTCAAGTACAAGACCCAGAGGCGAGCGGCCGCGACAGAGTCCCCGCACCGGAGCGGTCTGATCGGCAAGGCGTCCGTGAGCAGCGTCACCATCATATCCCGCGCCAAACTCAGAACCGTGAAGATGACTTTCGTGATTGTGCTGGCATACATTGTGTGCTGGGCTCCGTTCTTCATTGTACAGATGTGGTCGGTGTGGGACGTAAACTTCTCCTGGGACG ATTCTGAGAATACGGCTGTCACGCTATCCGCATTGCTGGCGAGCCTCAACAGCTGCTGTAACCCTTGGATCTACATGCTCTTCAGCGGACATCTGCTTTACGACTTCGCACGTTTCTTCCCTTGCTGTAACAGACTTGGCCGCGCGTGCCGAAAGGATTCGGACGGCAGCTTGCGCAGGACCACACTACTCACGAGACTGCCGGCCACGCGCAACCCAAATGAGGGTTCCGACACATGGAAGGATTGTGACAACTCGCGAAAGTCCAGCCAGTCACTACCGATGGAGGGAAACGGCAGGTGA
- the dennd6b gene encoding protein DENND6B isoform X1, giving the protein MDPFDSSVSLGGASVVAVAGEDVESPDASLPWARFSAWLECVCVVTFDLELGQAIELVYPHDVKLTEKEKTSICYLSFPDSYSGCLGDTQFSFRLRHSVGRGNRGAWFEESDTYNRDVPVTLQREQSHLYGYVYFRQVKDGSVKRGYFQKSLVLVSRLPFAQLFRSLLQVIAPEYFEKQEPCLEAVCNEIDQWPGPTPGQILSLPVMGVVIQVRIPSKDDKPRDSPVTPKENLLPGPMVLPSPHEQDLFQCFQSMLIHVQMLWELMLLGEPVVVMAPSPTACSETVLALVSAVSPLKYCCDFRPYFTIHDSEFKEYTTRTQAPPNVILGVTNPFFIKTFQFWPHLIRLGEVKMSGDLPKQVKVKKLAKLKSLDTKPGIYTAYKTFLHKDKMLIKRLLKGIQRKRPSEVQSAILRRHLLELTQSFIIPLERYLASLMPLQRSISPWKTPPQIRPFSQDEFIGTLEHAGPQLTSVLKGDWLGLYRRFFRSHNFDGWYRLRLREMTQKVESLHLEIICDAVSEDLLAWTRDKSEVEIVDLILKLREKLLRARRQQLGVQEELLERLERSIHTVISSLPEDLQTLLHRH; this is encoded by the exons ATGGACCCTTTTGACAGCTCGGTTTCTCTCGGAGGTGCGTCGGTGGTGGCGGTCGCGGGAGAAGATGTGGAGAGCCCCGACGCTTCGCTACCTTGGGCCCGTTTTTCCGCttggttggagtgtgtgtgcgtcgtcACCTTCGACCTGGAACTCGGGCAAGCCATCGAG CTCGTGTATCCTCACGACGTGAAACTTACCGAGAAAGAG AAAACCAGCATATGTTACCTGTCCTTTCCCGACTCCTATTCAG GTTGCCTCGGTGATACCCAGTTCAGTTTCCGTCTCAGGCATTCAGTGGGGCGTGGTAATAGAGGGGCATGGTTTGAGGAGAGTGACACCTACAACAGAGATGTACCTGTGACGCTGCAG AGGGAGCAGTCTCATCTCTATGGCTATGTGTACTTCAGGCAAGTAAAAGATGGCTCTGTCAAACGTGGATACTTTCAGAAG TCTCTGGTGCTGGTGTCCAGGCTGCCGTTTGCTCAGCTCTTTCGGTCCCTGCTACAGGTCATCGCCCCCGAGTACTTTGAAAAGCAGGAGCCATGTCTCGAGGCTG TGTGTAATGAGATTGATCAGTGGCCTGGTCCCACTCCTGGACAAATCCTCAGTCTACCTGTCATGGGAGTAGTCATTCAG GTCAGGATTCCTTCCAAAGATGACAAGCCCAGGGATAGTCCAGTTACACCTAAAGAG aaTCTTCTACCTGGCCCTATGGTCCTACCCTCCCCCCATGAACAAGACCTCTTCCA GTGTTTCCAGTCCATGCTCATCCACGTGCAGATGCTCTGGGAGCTCATGTTGCTAGGCGAGCCTGTTGTCGTCATGGCGCCCTCGCCAACCGCTTGCTCAGAAACGGTGCTCGCCctggtcag TGCTGTCTCTCCACTGAAGTATTGCTGTGACTTCAGACCGTACTTCACCATCCATGACAGTGAGTTTAAGGAGTACACCACCCGGACACAGGCCCC GCCAAATGTAATTCTGGGAGTGACTAATCCATTCTTCATTAAGACCTTCCAGTTTTGGCCACACCTCATCCGGCTGGGTGAAGTCAAGATGTCcg GTGATTTACCCAAACAGGTTAAGGTTAAAAAACTGGCCAAGCTGAAGAGCCTTGACACCAAACCAG GTATTTATACAGCCTATAAGACATTCCTGCACAAGGACAAGATGCTCATCAAACGTCTTCTcaag GGCATCCAGAGGAAGAGGCCGAGTGAGGTGCAGAGCGCCATCTTGAGACGGCACCTGCTGGAGCTGACTCAGAGTTTCATCATCCCTCTG GAGCGTTACCTGGCCAGCCTCATGCCTCTTCAGCGCTCCATATCTCCATGGAAG accCCTCCTCAAATCCGCCCCTTCAGTCAGGACGAGTTCATTGGCACACTGGAACATGCAGGACCTCAGCTCACCTCTGTACTGAAAGGTGATTGGCTGGGCCTCTATAG gcgtttCTTTCGCTCTCATAACTTTGACGGCTGGTACCGGCTGAGACTCCGCGAAATGACGCAGAAGGTGGAGTCACTACACCTTGAAATCATCTGTGATGCA gTATCTGAGGATCTGCTGGCCTGGACAAGAGACAAGTCAGAAGTGGAGATTGTAGACCTCATCCTTAAACTGCGCGAGAAGCTG cTGAGGGCACGCAGGCAGCAGCTGGGTGTGCAGGAAGAGCTGCTGGAGAGACTGGAGCGCTCCATCCACACCGTCATCAGCTCCCTGCCCGAGGACCTGCAGACCCTGctgcacagacactga
- the dennd6b gene encoding protein DENND6B isoform X2, which yields MDPFDSSVSLGGASVVAVAGEDVESPDASLPWARFSAWLECVCVVTFDLELGQAIELVYPHDVKLTEKEKTSICYLSFPDSYSGCLGDTQFSFRLRHSVGRGNRGAWFEESDTYNRDVPVTLQREQSHLYGYVYFRQVKDGSVKRGYFQKSLVLVSRLPFAQLFRSLLQVIAPEYFEKQEPCLEAVCNEIDQWPGPTPGQILSLPVMGVVIQVRIPSKDDKPRDSPVTPKENLLPGPMVLPSPHEQDLFQCFQSMLIHVQMLWELMLLGEPVVVMAPSPTACSETVLALVSAVSPLKYCCDFRPYFTIHDSEFKEYTTRTQAPPNVILGVTNPFFIKTFQFWPHLIRLGEVKMSGDLPKQVKVKKLAKLKSLDTKPGIYTAYKTFLHKDKMLIKRLLKGIQRKRPSEVQSAILRRHLLELTQSFIIPLERYLASLMPLQRSISPWKTPPQIRPFSQDEFIGTLEHAGPQLTSVLKGDWLGLYRRFFRSHNFDGWYRLRLREMTQKVESLHLEIICDADLLAWTRDKSEVEIVDLILKLREKLLRARRQQLGVQEELLERLERSIHTVISSLPEDLQTLLHRH from the exons ATGGACCCTTTTGACAGCTCGGTTTCTCTCGGAGGTGCGTCGGTGGTGGCGGTCGCGGGAGAAGATGTGGAGAGCCCCGACGCTTCGCTACCTTGGGCCCGTTTTTCCGCttggttggagtgtgtgtgcgtcgtcACCTTCGACCTGGAACTCGGGCAAGCCATCGAG CTCGTGTATCCTCACGACGTGAAACTTACCGAGAAAGAG AAAACCAGCATATGTTACCTGTCCTTTCCCGACTCCTATTCAG GTTGCCTCGGTGATACCCAGTTCAGTTTCCGTCTCAGGCATTCAGTGGGGCGTGGTAATAGAGGGGCATGGTTTGAGGAGAGTGACACCTACAACAGAGATGTACCTGTGACGCTGCAG AGGGAGCAGTCTCATCTCTATGGCTATGTGTACTTCAGGCAAGTAAAAGATGGCTCTGTCAAACGTGGATACTTTCAGAAG TCTCTGGTGCTGGTGTCCAGGCTGCCGTTTGCTCAGCTCTTTCGGTCCCTGCTACAGGTCATCGCCCCCGAGTACTTTGAAAAGCAGGAGCCATGTCTCGAGGCTG TGTGTAATGAGATTGATCAGTGGCCTGGTCCCACTCCTGGACAAATCCTCAGTCTACCTGTCATGGGAGTAGTCATTCAG GTCAGGATTCCTTCCAAAGATGACAAGCCCAGGGATAGTCCAGTTACACCTAAAGAG aaTCTTCTACCTGGCCCTATGGTCCTACCCTCCCCCCATGAACAAGACCTCTTCCA GTGTTTCCAGTCCATGCTCATCCACGTGCAGATGCTCTGGGAGCTCATGTTGCTAGGCGAGCCTGTTGTCGTCATGGCGCCCTCGCCAACCGCTTGCTCAGAAACGGTGCTCGCCctggtcag TGCTGTCTCTCCACTGAAGTATTGCTGTGACTTCAGACCGTACTTCACCATCCATGACAGTGAGTTTAAGGAGTACACCACCCGGACACAGGCCCC GCCAAATGTAATTCTGGGAGTGACTAATCCATTCTTCATTAAGACCTTCCAGTTTTGGCCACACCTCATCCGGCTGGGTGAAGTCAAGATGTCcg GTGATTTACCCAAACAGGTTAAGGTTAAAAAACTGGCCAAGCTGAAGAGCCTTGACACCAAACCAG GTATTTATACAGCCTATAAGACATTCCTGCACAAGGACAAGATGCTCATCAAACGTCTTCTcaag GGCATCCAGAGGAAGAGGCCGAGTGAGGTGCAGAGCGCCATCTTGAGACGGCACCTGCTGGAGCTGACTCAGAGTTTCATCATCCCTCTG GAGCGTTACCTGGCCAGCCTCATGCCTCTTCAGCGCTCCATATCTCCATGGAAG accCCTCCTCAAATCCGCCCCTTCAGTCAGGACGAGTTCATTGGCACACTGGAACATGCAGGACCTCAGCTCACCTCTGTACTGAAAGGTGATTGGCTGGGCCTCTATAG gcgtttCTTTCGCTCTCATAACTTTGACGGCTGGTACCGGCTGAGACTCCGCGAAATGACGCAGAAGGTGGAGTCACTACACCTTGAAATCATCTGTGATGCA GATCTGCTGGCCTGGACAAGAGACAAGTCAGAAGTGGAGATTGTAGACCTCATCCTTAAACTGCGCGAGAAGCTG cTGAGGGCACGCAGGCAGCAGCTGGGTGTGCAGGAAGAGCTGCTGGAGAGACTGGAGCGCTCCATCCACACCGTCATCAGCTCCCTGCCCGAGGACCTGCAGACCCTGctgcacagacactga
- the ankrd16 gene encoding ankyrin repeat domain-containing protein 16 — protein sequence MENTSNNLIKFVQEGKLCLLKEELEANVDIRHSVISGHFGRSGDTLLHYAARHGHLDILTYLVEVVDMDIELYNNDYKRPLHEASSMSHAPCVCYLLEKGAKVDSLKKADWTPLMMACTRRSLEVIELLLKWGANLSLKNKDGWTAFHIACREGDHTVIERLLLANSELWRTEGKTKRTPLHTAAMHGCEDVVQILLERSEYEPNSRDSCGVTPFMDAVRSGHIPIARLLLEKHQASPMAVDVLGVPPLHQVCVTAQEGALCYLVQELGVDVNTKATKMQLTALHYAAKEGHTNTVKTLLELGADLFATDSKGRTALHMASIGQHADTAAALLALGLMDSADTSGVRAIQLARKPAVKSVLESHTQNTP from the exons ATGGAAAATACCTCAAATAACCTAATTAAATTTGTCCAAGAAGGAAAGCTATGCCTGCTCAAAGAAGAACTCGAAGCTAATGTCGATATCCGACATTCGGTTATTAGTGGGCATTTTGGAAGGTCTGGTGACACGCTCCTACATTATGCAGCCAGACACGGACACTTAGATATTTTGACATATTTAGTTGAAGTCGTAGACATGGACATCGAGTTGTACAACAACGATTACAAGAGACCACTCCACGAAGCGTCCTCGATGAGCCATGCACCCTGCGTGTGTTACCTCTTAGAAAAAGGAGCTAAAGTGGACAGTTTGAAAAAGGCAGATTG GACACCATTGATGATGGCGTGCACTAGACGCAGCCTAGAGGTCATTGAGCTGCTGCTGAAGTGGGGTGCCAATCTCTCTCTGAAGAACAAAGATGGCTGGACAGCCTTTCACATTGCTTGCCGTGAAGGAGACCACACAGTCATAGAGCGCCTCCTGCTGGCTAACAGTGAGCTGTGGAGAACAGAGGGGAAGACCAAAAGAacacctctacacacagcag CTATGCATGGATGTGAAGACGTTGTCCAAATTCTCCTGGAGAG GAGTGAGTATGAGCCAAACAGCAGAGACAGCTGTGGTGTTACTCCCTTCATGGACGCAGTGAGAAGTGGTCATATCCCCATTGCCCGATTACTCCTGGAGAAACACCAG gcCTCTCCTATGGCTGTGGATGTGTTAGGGGTGCCTCCTCtacaccaggtgtgtgtaactGCCCAGGAGGGGGCCCTGTGCTACCTGGTTCAGGAGTTGGGTGTGGACGTCAACACAAAGGCCACCAAAATGCAGCTGACAGCACTGCACTATGCTGCTAAG gaagGACACACTAACACTGTGAAGACCCTCCTAGAACTGGGGGCAGATCTGTTTGCCACAGACTCAAAGGGGCGCACAG CCTTGCACATGGCCAGTATTGGTCAGCATGCAGATACGGCCGCTGCTCTGCTGGCTCTGGGGCTGATGGACTCAGCCGACACATCAGGCGTCAGGGCCATACAGCTCGCCAGGAAACCCGCAGTTAAAAGCGTGCTCGAAAGCCACACCCAGAACACGCcatga